The Carassius carassius chromosome 34, fCarCar2.1, whole genome shotgun sequence genome has a segment encoding these proteins:
- the LOC132114754 gene encoding tetratricopeptide repeat protein 39A-like isoform X2: MSFWRRNKKNDDKKDQLKTEESLDSPTSPSESERSDLSVALQDCMVALDLFLRNEFEEALTRLKSRNKDSMYHALTYATILEMQAMMTFDLEDILAAGNTMKEAQAVCQRYRKKSSFNSKNFTEEELHAEVCYAECLLQRAALTFLQDENMISFIKGGMKVRNSYQIYKELHTVLKSASYVQGDNHGHFEGGVKLGVGAFNLMLSLLPTRTLRLLEFVGFSGNKEFGLQQLQEGSAEQTFRSFLCNMLLLCYHTFMSFILGTGEGDVEDAEKLLQPYLKKYPTGSIFLFFAGRIEEIKGNLDAAIKRFEECCEAQQHWKQFHHMCYWELMWCFTYKRHWKMAYFYADLLSKENAWSKATYAYMKAAYLSMLSREECQPFGENEVALFRQVPSLKQKIAGKSLPTEKFAIRKARRYNTDNAIPLPAPPLEMMYIWNGYTVIGKHKDLTEGMLKTLEEAQETLEQHPRTEFTTDDQCVVSLLKGLCLKHLGFKEEAEHYFTLVLCNESQIKYDHYLVPNALLEHGLLCLEQGRTEEAIKLLETAKQNYKNYSMESRTHFRIQAALHKARGTAVNGDHCSPSSP; encoded by the exons GTCAGAGAGGTCTGACCTGTCAGTGGCTCTTCAAGACTGCATGGTGGCACTGGATCTGTTCCTGCGAAATGAATTTGAGGAGGCTTTGACCAGACTTAAGAGCAG GAATAAAGACAGCATGTATCACGCACTCACGTATGCCACAATACTGGAAATGCAGGCCATGATGACCTTCGACCTGGAGGACATCTTGGCTGCAGGCAACACAATGAAAGAAGCACAGGCTGTGTGTCAACG ATACCGTAAAAAGTCTTCCTTCAACAGCAAAAACTTCACAGAAG AGGAGCTCCATGCTGAAGTGTGCTATGCTGAATGCCTCCTCCAGAGGGCAGCACTCACTTTCCTGCAG GATGAAAATATGATCAGCTTCATAAAGGGAGGAATGAAAGTGAGAAACAGCTATCAAATATACAA AGAGCTGCATACAGTCCTGAAGTCCGCAAGTTATGTTCAAGGTGACAATCATGGTCATTTTGAGGGAGGCGTTAAGCTCGGGGTCGGGGCCTTTAACCTG ATGCTGTCGTTGTTGCCAACACGGACTCTCAGGTTGTTGGAATTTGTGGGCTTCTCTGGTAACAAA gagTTTGGTCTTCAGCAGCTCCAGGAGGGCTCTGCTGAACAGACATTTCGGTCTTTCCTTTGTAACATGTTGTTGCTTTGCTACCACACCTTCATGAGCTTCATTTTGG GCACTGGAGAGGGAGATGTGGAAGATGCAGAAAAACTGCTTCAGCCTTATCTGAAAAAGTATCCAACG GGATCCATTTTCCTGTTCTTCGCTGGTCGAATAGAGGAAATTAAAGGAAATCTGGATGCT GCCATCAAGCGTTTTGAGGAGTGTTGTGAAGCTCAGCAGCACTGGAAGCAGTTCCATCACATGTGTTACTGGGAACTGATGTGGTGTTTCACCTATAAAAGGCACTGGAAGATGGCCTACTTCTACGCAGACCTGCTCAGCAAAGAGAACGCATGGTCTAAG GCCACATATGCGTATATGAAAGCAGCTTACCTCAGCATGCTGAGTCGTGAGGAATGCCAGCCGTTCGGGGAGAATGAGGTGGCTTTGTTTAG ACAAGTTCCCAGTCTGAAGCAGAAAATAGCTGGGAAGTCATTGCCCACAGAGAAGTTTGCCATCAGAAAAGCTCGACGCTATAATACAGATAATGCCATTCCTCTTCCTGCACCTCCATTG GAGATGATGTATATCTGGAATGGCTACACTGTGATTGGGAAGCACAAGGACCTTACAGAGGGCATGCTGAAGACCCTTGAGGAGGCCCAGGAGACGCTTGAGCAACATCCAA GGACTGAGTTCACCACAGATGACCAGTGTGTGGTTAGTCTGCTTAAGGGGCTCTGTCTCAAACACTTGGGTTTCAAGGAAGAAGCTGAACATTACTTCACCCTCGTCCTCTGCAA TGAGAGTCAGATTAAATATGACCACTACCTGGTGCCCAATGCACTTCTGGAACACGGTTTACTGTGTTTGGAGCAGGGCAGAACAGAGGAGGCCATCAAACTTCTGGAGACAGCCAA gcaaaattacaaaaactactCCATGGAATCACGGACTCACTTCCGGATCCAGGCAGCTCTACATAAGGCACGAGGCACAGCTGTGAATGGAGACCACTGCTCACCCTCCAGCCCTTAA
- the LOC132114754 gene encoding tetratricopeptide repeat protein 39A-like isoform X1, with the protein MSFWRRNKKNDDKKDQLKTEESLDSPTSPSESPNIEKDGLDPVITDYESERSDLSVALQDCMVALDLFLRNEFEEALTRLKSRNKDSMYHALTYATILEMQAMMTFDLEDILAAGNTMKEAQAVCQRYRKKSSFNSKNFTEEELHAEVCYAECLLQRAALTFLQDENMISFIKGGMKVRNSYQIYKELHTVLKSASYVQGDNHGHFEGGVKLGVGAFNLMLSLLPTRTLRLLEFVGFSGNKEFGLQQLQEGSAEQTFRSFLCNMLLLCYHTFMSFILGTGEGDVEDAEKLLQPYLKKYPTGSIFLFFAGRIEEIKGNLDAAIKRFEECCEAQQHWKQFHHMCYWELMWCFTYKRHWKMAYFYADLLSKENAWSKATYAYMKAAYLSMLSREECQPFGENEVALFRQVPSLKQKIAGKSLPTEKFAIRKARRYNTDNAIPLPAPPLEMMYIWNGYTVIGKHKDLTEGMLKTLEEAQETLEQHPRTEFTTDDQCVVSLLKGLCLKHLGFKEEAEHYFTLVLCNESQIKYDHYLVPNALLEHGLLCLEQGRTEEAIKLLETAKQNYKNYSMESRTHFRIQAALHKARGTAVNGDHCSPSSP; encoded by the exons GTCAGAGAGGTCTGACCTGTCAGTGGCTCTTCAAGACTGCATGGTGGCACTGGATCTGTTCCTGCGAAATGAATTTGAGGAGGCTTTGACCAGACTTAAGAGCAG GAATAAAGACAGCATGTATCACGCACTCACGTATGCCACAATACTGGAAATGCAGGCCATGATGACCTTCGACCTGGAGGACATCTTGGCTGCAGGCAACACAATGAAAGAAGCACAGGCTGTGTGTCAACG ATACCGTAAAAAGTCTTCCTTCAACAGCAAAAACTTCACAGAAG AGGAGCTCCATGCTGAAGTGTGCTATGCTGAATGCCTCCTCCAGAGGGCAGCACTCACTTTCCTGCAG GATGAAAATATGATCAGCTTCATAAAGGGAGGAATGAAAGTGAGAAACAGCTATCAAATATACAA AGAGCTGCATACAGTCCTGAAGTCCGCAAGTTATGTTCAAGGTGACAATCATGGTCATTTTGAGGGAGGCGTTAAGCTCGGGGTCGGGGCCTTTAACCTG ATGCTGTCGTTGTTGCCAACACGGACTCTCAGGTTGTTGGAATTTGTGGGCTTCTCTGGTAACAAA gagTTTGGTCTTCAGCAGCTCCAGGAGGGCTCTGCTGAACAGACATTTCGGTCTTTCCTTTGTAACATGTTGTTGCTTTGCTACCACACCTTCATGAGCTTCATTTTGG GCACTGGAGAGGGAGATGTGGAAGATGCAGAAAAACTGCTTCAGCCTTATCTGAAAAAGTATCCAACG GGATCCATTTTCCTGTTCTTCGCTGGTCGAATAGAGGAAATTAAAGGAAATCTGGATGCT GCCATCAAGCGTTTTGAGGAGTGTTGTGAAGCTCAGCAGCACTGGAAGCAGTTCCATCACATGTGTTACTGGGAACTGATGTGGTGTTTCACCTATAAAAGGCACTGGAAGATGGCCTACTTCTACGCAGACCTGCTCAGCAAAGAGAACGCATGGTCTAAG GCCACATATGCGTATATGAAAGCAGCTTACCTCAGCATGCTGAGTCGTGAGGAATGCCAGCCGTTCGGGGAGAATGAGGTGGCTTTGTTTAG ACAAGTTCCCAGTCTGAAGCAGAAAATAGCTGGGAAGTCATTGCCCACAGAGAAGTTTGCCATCAGAAAAGCTCGACGCTATAATACAGATAATGCCATTCCTCTTCCTGCACCTCCATTG GAGATGATGTATATCTGGAATGGCTACACTGTGATTGGGAAGCACAAGGACCTTACAGAGGGCATGCTGAAGACCCTTGAGGAGGCCCAGGAGACGCTTGAGCAACATCCAA GGACTGAGTTCACCACAGATGACCAGTGTGTGGTTAGTCTGCTTAAGGGGCTCTGTCTCAAACACTTGGGTTTCAAGGAAGAAGCTGAACATTACTTCACCCTCGTCCTCTGCAA TGAGAGTCAGATTAAATATGACCACTACCTGGTGCCCAATGCACTTCTGGAACACGGTTTACTGTGTTTGGAGCAGGGCAGAACAGAGGAGGCCATCAAACTTCTGGAGACAGCCAA gcaaaattacaaaaactactCCATGGAATCACGGACTCACTTCCGGATCCAGGCAGCTCTACATAAGGCACGAGGCACAGCTGTGAATGGAGACCACTGCTCACCCTCCAGCCCTTAA
- the LOC132114754 gene encoding tetratricopeptide repeat protein 39A-like isoform X3, which yields MKMSGEAETLSNGSERSDLSVALQDCMVALDLFLRNEFEEALTRLKSRNKDSMYHALTYATILEMQAMMTFDLEDILAAGNTMKEAQAVCQRYRKKSSFNSKNFTEEELHAEVCYAECLLQRAALTFLQDENMISFIKGGMKVRNSYQIYKELHTVLKSASYVQGDNHGHFEGGVKLGVGAFNLMLSLLPTRTLRLLEFVGFSGNKEFGLQQLQEGSAEQTFRSFLCNMLLLCYHTFMSFILGTGEGDVEDAEKLLQPYLKKYPTGSIFLFFAGRIEEIKGNLDAAIKRFEECCEAQQHWKQFHHMCYWELMWCFTYKRHWKMAYFYADLLSKENAWSKATYAYMKAAYLSMLSREECQPFGENEVALFRQVPSLKQKIAGKSLPTEKFAIRKARRYNTDNAIPLPAPPLEMMYIWNGYTVIGKHKDLTEGMLKTLEEAQETLEQHPRTEFTTDDQCVVSLLKGLCLKHLGFKEEAEHYFTLVLCNESQIKYDHYLVPNALLEHGLLCLEQGRTEEAIKLLETAKQNYKNYSMESRTHFRIQAALHKARGTAVNGDHCSPSSP from the exons GTCAGAGAGGTCTGACCTGTCAGTGGCTCTTCAAGACTGCATGGTGGCACTGGATCTGTTCCTGCGAAATGAATTTGAGGAGGCTTTGACCAGACTTAAGAGCAG GAATAAAGACAGCATGTATCACGCACTCACGTATGCCACAATACTGGAAATGCAGGCCATGATGACCTTCGACCTGGAGGACATCTTGGCTGCAGGCAACACAATGAAAGAAGCACAGGCTGTGTGTCAACG ATACCGTAAAAAGTCTTCCTTCAACAGCAAAAACTTCACAGAAG AGGAGCTCCATGCTGAAGTGTGCTATGCTGAATGCCTCCTCCAGAGGGCAGCACTCACTTTCCTGCAG GATGAAAATATGATCAGCTTCATAAAGGGAGGAATGAAAGTGAGAAACAGCTATCAAATATACAA AGAGCTGCATACAGTCCTGAAGTCCGCAAGTTATGTTCAAGGTGACAATCATGGTCATTTTGAGGGAGGCGTTAAGCTCGGGGTCGGGGCCTTTAACCTG ATGCTGTCGTTGTTGCCAACACGGACTCTCAGGTTGTTGGAATTTGTGGGCTTCTCTGGTAACAAA gagTTTGGTCTTCAGCAGCTCCAGGAGGGCTCTGCTGAACAGACATTTCGGTCTTTCCTTTGTAACATGTTGTTGCTTTGCTACCACACCTTCATGAGCTTCATTTTGG GCACTGGAGAGGGAGATGTGGAAGATGCAGAAAAACTGCTTCAGCCTTATCTGAAAAAGTATCCAACG GGATCCATTTTCCTGTTCTTCGCTGGTCGAATAGAGGAAATTAAAGGAAATCTGGATGCT GCCATCAAGCGTTTTGAGGAGTGTTGTGAAGCTCAGCAGCACTGGAAGCAGTTCCATCACATGTGTTACTGGGAACTGATGTGGTGTTTCACCTATAAAAGGCACTGGAAGATGGCCTACTTCTACGCAGACCTGCTCAGCAAAGAGAACGCATGGTCTAAG GCCACATATGCGTATATGAAAGCAGCTTACCTCAGCATGCTGAGTCGTGAGGAATGCCAGCCGTTCGGGGAGAATGAGGTGGCTTTGTTTAG ACAAGTTCCCAGTCTGAAGCAGAAAATAGCTGGGAAGTCATTGCCCACAGAGAAGTTTGCCATCAGAAAAGCTCGACGCTATAATACAGATAATGCCATTCCTCTTCCTGCACCTCCATTG GAGATGATGTATATCTGGAATGGCTACACTGTGATTGGGAAGCACAAGGACCTTACAGAGGGCATGCTGAAGACCCTTGAGGAGGCCCAGGAGACGCTTGAGCAACATCCAA GGACTGAGTTCACCACAGATGACCAGTGTGTGGTTAGTCTGCTTAAGGGGCTCTGTCTCAAACACTTGGGTTTCAAGGAAGAAGCTGAACATTACTTCACCCTCGTCCTCTGCAA TGAGAGTCAGATTAAATATGACCACTACCTGGTGCCCAATGCACTTCTGGAACACGGTTTACTGTGTTTGGAGCAGGGCAGAACAGAGGAGGCCATCAAACTTCTGGAGACAGCCAA gcaaaattacaaaaactactCCATGGAATCACGGACTCACTTCCGGATCCAGGCAGCTCTACATAAGGCACGAGGCACAGCTGTGAATGGAGACCACTGCTCACCCTCCAGCCCTTAA